From Ptiloglossa arizonensis isolate GNS036 chromosome 14, iyPtiAriz1_principal, whole genome shotgun sequence, the proteins below share one genomic window:
- the LOC143154341 gene encoding tRNA (guanine-N(7)-)-methyltransferase: MSEPLPLPQKKYYRQRAHSNPIADHCIEYPVKPDLMNWSSLYPLYFSNKDIESKEKSAQQKCVEFADIGCGYGGLLVTLSPMFSNNLILGMEIRVKVSDYVTDRIVALRSQNPGQYQNIACLRTNAMKYLPNYFHKGQLKKMFFLYPDPHFKKSKHKWRIINKTLLAEYAYVLAEGAIIYTVTDVKDLHEWIVQHFHEHPLFDDVPKEELDVDPIVEKLYESTEEGQKVTRNKGNKFLAVFKRIPDQYNKEIS, translated from the exons ATGTCAGAACCACTACCGTTGCCGCAAAAAAAGTATTACAGACAACGCGCACATTCCAATCCCATAGCAGACCATTGTATAGAATA tCCTGTGAAACCAGACTTAATGAACTGGAGTTCATTATATCCACTTTACTTTTCAAATAAAGATATAGAATCTAAAGAAAAAAGTGCACAGCAAAAATGTGTAGAATTTGCTGATATTGGTTGTGGTTATGGAGGATTATTGG TTACATTGTCGCCAATGTTCTCCAATAATCTAATTCTCGGTATGGAAATTAGAGTAAAAGTTTCAGACTATGTCACGGATCGTATAGTTGCATTACGATCACAAAATCCTGGACAATATCAAAATATTGCATGCCTAAGAACTAATGCAATGAAGTACTTACcaaattattttcacaaagGACAG TTGAAGAAGATGTTCTTTTTGTATCCTGATCCACATTTTAAAAAATCAaaacataaatggagaattataaataaaacactTCTGGCAGAATATGCTTATGTATTAGCTGAAGGA GCTATTATATATACAGTGACAGATGTGAAAGATCTACATGAATGGATAGTACAGCACTTTCATGAGCATCCTTTATTTGATGATGTTCCCAAGGAAGAATTG gatGTAGATCCTATTGTGGAGAAATTGTACGAGAGCACAGAGGAAGGTCAAAAAGTAACACGAAATAAAGGAAATAAATTTTTAGCTGTATTCAAACGAATTCCAGATcaatataataaagaaattagTTAA